The following are from one region of the Streptomyces changanensis genome:
- the hemG gene encoding protoporphyrinogen oxidase has product MNVDNVDTPHGRVVVVGGGIAGLAAAHRLLLAGRRVTLLEATGRLGGKLHAGRIADAPVDLGAESILARRPEALELARAVGLGDRLQPPATTRASVWTRGALRPMPQGHVMGVPGDARGLGDLLSAEGLRALEGDRAQPPTELGDDVAIGAFVAERMGREIVDRLVEPLLGGVYAGDSYRISMRAAVPKLFEAARRHATLTDAVRAVQGAAAQVPAGPVFMGVEGGVGRLPLAVADAVTALGGEIRTATPVDALTRRAGRDGGAGTWEVRTGTEVLHADAVVLATPAPAASRLLAAVSPAAAAELGAIEYASMALVTLAFRRADLAGLPEGSGFLVPPVDGRTIKASTFSGHKWKWVDEGSGDLFVLRASVGRYGEEEHLERDDADLVTASLRDLGDAVGLAARPVATEVTRWVGGLPQYPVGHLGRVARIRDAVAALPALRVCGAAYDGVGVPAVVADAWRAADEIIATPTLARSTESDE; this is encoded by the coding sequence ATGAACGTGGACAACGTGGACACGCCCCACGGACGCGTCGTCGTCGTGGGCGGCGGCATCGCCGGACTCGCCGCCGCCCACCGCCTCCTGCTCGCGGGGCGGCGCGTGACGCTGCTGGAAGCCACCGGTCGGCTCGGCGGCAAGCTCCACGCCGGGCGGATCGCGGACGCCCCCGTCGACCTCGGGGCCGAGTCGATCCTGGCCCGCCGTCCCGAGGCGCTCGAACTGGCCCGCGCCGTCGGCCTCGGCGACCGGCTCCAGCCGCCCGCCACGACCCGTGCGTCCGTCTGGACCCGGGGCGCGCTGCGGCCGATGCCCCAGGGGCACGTCATGGGCGTCCCCGGCGACGCCCGCGGGCTCGGCGACCTGCTCTCGGCGGAGGGGCTGCGCGCGCTCGAAGGCGACCGCGCGCAGCCGCCCACCGAGCTCGGCGACGACGTCGCCATCGGTGCGTTCGTCGCCGAGCGGATGGGCCGCGAGATCGTCGACCGGCTCGTCGAACCCCTCCTCGGCGGGGTGTACGCGGGCGACTCGTACCGGATCTCCATGCGGGCCGCCGTGCCGAAGCTGTTCGAGGCCGCCCGCCGCCACGCCACCCTGACCGACGCCGTCCGCGCCGTGCAAGGCGCGGCGGCCCAGGTGCCCGCCGGCCCGGTCTTCATGGGCGTCGAGGGCGGGGTGGGGCGGTTGCCGCTCGCCGTCGCCGACGCGGTCACCGCCCTCGGCGGCGAGATCCGCACCGCCACCCCCGTCGACGCCCTCACCCGCCGTGCCGGGCGGGACGGAGGCGCCGGGACGTGGGAGGTCCGTACGGGGACGGAGGTCCTGCACGCCGACGCGGTGGTCCTCGCGACCCCCGCCCCGGCCGCGTCGCGGCTCCTCGCCGCGGTGTCGCCGGCCGCCGCCGCGGAGCTGGGCGCGATCGAGTACGCCTCGATGGCCCTCGTCACCCTCGCCTTCCGGCGCGCCGACCTCGCCGGCCTGCCCGAGGGCTCCGGCTTCCTGGTACCGCCGGTCGACGGCCGCACGATCAAGGCGTCCACGTTCTCCGGGCACAAGTGGAAGTGGGTCGACGAGGGGTCCGGCGACCTCTTCGTCCTGCGCGCCTCCGTCGGCCGGTACGGCGAGGAGGAGCACCTGGAGCGGGACGACGCCGACCTGGTCACGGCGTCGCTGCGGGACCTGGGGGACGCCGTCGGGCTCGCCGCGCGGCCGGTGGCCACCGAGGTCACCCGTTGGGTCGGCGGCCTGCCGCAGTACCCCGTCGGTCACCTGGGCCGGGTCGCCCGGATCCGCGACGCGGTCGCCGCGCTCCCCGCGCTGCGGGTGTGCGGGGCGGCGTACGACGGCGTGGGCGTCCCGGCGGTGGTCGCGGACGCGTGGCGGGCCGCGGACGAGATCATCGCCACGCCGACCCTGGCGCGGAGCACCGAGAGCGACGAGTGA
- a CDS encoding alkaline phosphatase PhoX, with product MSATRRHLLARTGTALAGIAFSGALAELFAGTAAATAHTGDVGYGPLVRDPAGLLDLPRGFRYRVLSAEGRPLRSGEGTVPGRHDGMGAFAGRQGRVHLVRNHENGATAALGVPTVAGLTYDPAARGGCTALTLDRRGSVVDERVALAGTAVNCAGGPTPWRTWLTCEETEAQAGTAGYGKDHGFVFEVDPADPRRSGAVPLTAMGRFPHEAVAVDPRNGVVYETEDAFDRPFGLFYRFLPHRPLGGPGSLLAGGALQAMRVPDVSDLSAVREPGTRFDGVEWVPVPDSQARRTPIRFQDFGPRGITHAQKLEGCYWGGRSVYFVSSFARAAQGSAADHHGQVWRYDPDSGRLTLVVVFGPDTGVDLPGESPDNICLAPGGGLMVCEDGDGVQHVYGLTRRGEVYAMARNARNTGTADDPVYGEFAGVTFSPDGRTMYVNCYAPGTTFAVTGHWR from the coding sequence ATGTCCGCAACACGACGTCACCTCCTCGCCCGCACCGGTACCGCGCTCGCCGGGATCGCCTTCAGCGGCGCGCTCGCCGAGCTCTTCGCCGGCACCGCCGCCGCCACCGCCCACACCGGGGACGTCGGGTACGGCCCGCTCGTCCGCGACCCCGCGGGGCTCCTCGACCTCCCGCGCGGCTTCCGCTACCGGGTGCTGTCCGCGGAGGGCCGGCCACTGCGCTCCGGGGAGGGCACGGTCCCCGGCCGGCACGACGGCATGGGCGCCTTCGCGGGCCGCCAGGGCCGCGTCCACCTGGTCCGCAACCACGAGAACGGCGCGACGGCCGCCCTCGGCGTCCCGACCGTCGCCGGGCTGACGTACGACCCGGCGGCCCGGGGCGGCTGCACGGCCCTCACCCTCGACCGGCGCGGCTCCGTCGTGGACGAGCGCGTCGCCCTCGCCGGCACCGCCGTCAACTGCGCCGGTGGCCCCACGCCCTGGCGGACCTGGCTGACCTGCGAGGAGACCGAGGCGCAGGCCGGCACCGCCGGGTACGGCAAGGACCACGGCTTCGTCTTCGAGGTCGACCCCGCCGATCCGCGCCGCTCCGGCGCGGTGCCCCTCACGGCGATGGGCCGCTTCCCGCACGAGGCGGTCGCCGTCGACCCGCGCAACGGCGTCGTCTACGAGACGGAGGACGCCTTCGACCGCCCGTTCGGGCTCTTCTACCGCTTCCTGCCGCACCGGCCGCTGGGCGGCCCCGGCTCGCTGCTCGCGGGCGGCGCGCTCCAGGCCATGCGCGTGCCGGACGTGTCCGACCTGTCCGCGGTGCGCGAGCCGGGGACCCGCTTCGACGGCGTCGAGTGGGTGCCCGTACCCGACAGCCAGGCCCGGCGGACCCCCATCCGGTTCCAGGACTTCGGACCGCGCGGCATCACGCACGCCCAGAAGCTGGAGGGGTGCTACTGGGGCGGACGGTCGGTCTACTTCGTCTCCAGCTTCGCGCGCGCCGCGCAGGGCTCGGCCGCCGACCACCACGGCCAGGTGTGGCGGTACGACCCGGACTCCGGGCGCCTCACGCTCGTCGTGGTCTTCGGACCCGACACCGGCGTCGACCTGCCGGGCGAGTCACCCGACAACATCTGCCTCGCGCCGGGGGGCGGCCTCATGGTGTGCGAGGACGGCGACGGCGTCCAGCACGTCTACGGGCTGACGCGGCGGGGCGAGGTCTACGCGATGGCCCGCAACGCCCGGAACACCGGCACCGCCGACGACCCGGTCTACGGGGAGTTCGCCGGCGTCACCTTCTCGCCGGACGGCCGGACGATGTACGTGAACTGCTACGCGCCCGGCACGACCTTCGCCGTCACCGGCCACTGGCGCTGA
- the zapE gene encoding cell division protein ZapE yields the protein MSTSALTEAVPLSLCAREPHVPADRLVAEMVPPPRFDGVRFDTYIPDPNQPSQTEAVEVLAAFAEGLGGAHASGTGRRRWFSRKPAAPTGPRGVYLDGGYGVGKTHLLASLWHATPAEPALKAFGTFVELTNLVGALGFQQTVRTLSGHRLLCIDEFELDDPGDTVLVSTLLGKLVEAGVALAATSNTLPGKLGEGRFAAADFLREIQGLSAHFRPLRIDGEDYRHRGLPEAPPPYADEEVTRVARATPGASLDHFPALLEHLARVHPSRYGALTEDVAAVCLTGVTAVPDQSTALRLVVLADRLYDREIPVLASGLPFDRLFSDEMLNGGYRKKYFRAISRLTALARDAKGLVTQ from the coding sequence GTGTCGACGAGTGCCCTGACCGAAGCGGTCCCGCTGTCCCTGTGCGCGCGCGAGCCGCACGTCCCCGCCGACCGCCTGGTCGCCGAGATGGTGCCGCCGCCGCGGTTCGACGGGGTGCGCTTCGACACCTACATCCCGGACCCGAACCAGCCGAGCCAGACCGAGGCGGTCGAGGTGCTCGCCGCCTTCGCCGAGGGGCTCGGCGGGGCCCACGCGAGCGGCACGGGCAGGCGCCGCTGGTTCTCCCGCAAGCCCGCCGCCCCCACCGGCCCCCGCGGCGTGTACCTCGACGGCGGGTACGGCGTCGGCAAGACGCACCTGCTGGCGTCGCTGTGGCACGCCACCCCCGCCGAGCCCGCGCTCAAGGCGTTCGGCACGTTCGTGGAGCTGACCAACCTCGTCGGCGCGCTCGGGTTCCAGCAGACCGTGCGGACCCTCAGCGGCCACCGGCTCCTGTGCATCGACGAGTTCGAGCTGGACGACCCGGGTGACACGGTGCTGGTCTCCACGCTGCTCGGCAAGCTGGTCGAGGCGGGCGTGGCGCTCGCCGCCACCTCCAACACGCTGCCCGGCAAGCTCGGCGAGGGCCGGTTCGCCGCCGCCGACTTCCTGCGCGAGATCCAGGGGCTGTCCGCACACTTCCGGCCGCTGCGCATCGACGGCGAGGACTACCGCCACCGCGGGCTGCCCGAGGCCCCGCCGCCGTACGCGGACGAGGAGGTCACCCGGGTCGCGCGTGCGACGCCCGGCGCCTCCCTGGATCACTTCCCCGCGCTGCTGGAGCACCTGGCGCGGGTCCACCCCAGCCGGTACGGGGCGCTCACGGAGGACGTGGCGGCGGTCTGCCTCACCGGCGTGACGGCCGTGCCCGACCAGTCGACCGCGCTGCGCCTGGTGGTCCTCGCCGACCGGCTGTACGACCGGGAGATACCGGTCCTCGCGTCCGGCCTGCCCTTCGACCGGCTGTTCAGTGACGAGATGCTGAACGGCGGGTACCGGAAGAAGTACTTCCGGGCGATCTCGCGGCTCACCGCGCTGGCCAGGGACGCCAAGGGGCTGGTCACGCAGTAG
- a CDS encoding pyrimidine reductase family protein — protein MRRLFPVTDQTPPVPTGRPDGSTVPAGGAATGTGTAAGTAGVPGAPAEGREWSLDELAEAYAYPATAAPAGGAAWLRANMVSSLDGAAQHDGRSQPISSAADMRIFGTLRGLADVVVVGAETVRLEGYRPARARDAFAARRAAAGQGPAPAVAVVSASLDLDFSLPLFTAPLVPTLLLTGAAAPADRVGRAREAGVEVVVAGDGAGAEPARIVAELAARGLTRQLTEGGPRLLGQFVAAGVLDELCLTVSPTLTAGDAQRIAGGPSMAVPARFALASLLEEDGFLFTRYRRKG, from the coding sequence ATGCGACGCCTGTTCCCTGTGACCGACCAGACACCGCCCGTCCCCACCGGGCGCCCCGACGGCTCGACCGTGCCCGCCGGCGGGGCCGCGACCGGGACCGGGACAGCCGCCGGGACCGCCGGCGTCCCCGGGGCCCCGGCCGAGGGGCGCGAGTGGTCCCTCGACGAGCTGGCGGAGGCGTACGCCTACCCGGCCACCGCCGCGCCCGCGGGCGGCGCCGCCTGGCTGCGGGCGAACATGGTCTCGTCCCTGGACGGCGCCGCCCAGCACGACGGCCGCTCGCAGCCGATCTCCTCCGCCGCCGACATGCGGATCTTCGGCACCCTGCGCGGACTCGCCGACGTCGTCGTGGTGGGTGCCGAGACCGTCCGTCTGGAGGGGTACCGGCCGGCCCGCGCGCGGGACGCCTTCGCCGCCCGGCGGGCCGCCGCCGGGCAGGGCCCCGCCCCGGCCGTCGCGGTGGTGAGCGCCTCCCTGGATCTGGACTTCTCGCTGCCGCTGTTCACCGCGCCGCTCGTGCCGACGTTGCTGCTGACGGGCGCGGCCGCCCCCGCCGACCGGGTCGGCCGGGCCCGGGAGGCCGGCGTGGAGGTCGTCGTCGCGGGCGACGGGGCGGGCGCGGAGCCCGCCCGGATCGTGGCGGAGCTCGCGGCGCGCGGGCTGACGCGGCAGCTCACCGAGGGCGGCCCGCGCCTGCTGGGTCAGTTCGTCGCCGCCGGGGTACTCGACGAACTGTGCCTCACCGTCTCGCCGACCCTCACCGCCGGGGACGCCCAGCGGATCGCGGGCGGGCCGTCCATGGCCGTCCCCGCGCGGTTCGCGCTGGCGTCGCTGCTGGAGGAGGACGGCTTCCTCTTCACCCGGTACCGGCGGAAGGGCTGA
- a CDS encoding FAD-dependent oxidoreductase, which produces MGRVGRRQRLVVVGGDAAGMSAASQARRLKGVDDLEIVAFERGGFSSYSACGIPYWVGGDVEGPDRLVARTPQEHRARDIDLRLRTEVTELDLDGRRVRARDLDSGEEQWTGFDRLVLATGARPVRPPLPGIDAPGVHGVQTLGDGQALLDTLAATPGRRAVVVGAGYIGVEMAEALLKRGYEVTVLNRGEQPMATLDPDMGRLVHTAMEGMGIDVVAGAGVTAIRTGADGRVRAVEAGDATYPADVVVLGIGVEPETSLARAAGLPLGVYGGLLTDLSMRVRGHEDVWAGGDCVEVLDLVSGRERHVPLGTHANKHGQVIGANVGGGYGTFPGVVGTAVSKVCSLEIARTGLRERDAREVGLRYVAVTVESTSRAGYYPDAAPMTVKMLAELRTGRLLGTQIVGREGAGKRVDIAAVALTAGMTVEQVAALDLGYAPPFSPVWDPVQVAARKAVAAVREAG; this is translated from the coding sequence ATGGGACGTGTGGGACGGCGACAGCGGTTGGTGGTGGTCGGGGGTGACGCGGCGGGGATGTCCGCCGCGTCACAGGCCCGGCGGCTGAAGGGGGTCGACGACCTGGAGATCGTCGCGTTCGAGCGCGGCGGCTTCTCGTCGTACTCGGCCTGCGGCATCCCGTACTGGGTGGGCGGTGACGTGGAGGGGCCCGATCGGCTCGTCGCGCGCACCCCGCAGGAGCACCGCGCCCGCGACATCGACCTGCGGCTGCGGACCGAGGTGACCGAGCTCGACCTGGACGGACGGCGCGTCCGGGCCCGGGACCTCGACTCCGGGGAGGAGCAGTGGACGGGCTTCGACCGGCTCGTGCTCGCGACCGGGGCGCGGCCGGTGCGCCCGCCGCTGCCGGGCATCGACGCGCCGGGCGTGCACGGCGTGCAGACCCTCGGCGACGGACAGGCCCTGCTCGACACCCTGGCCGCGACGCCCGGGCGCCGCGCGGTCGTGGTCGGCGCCGGGTACATCGGCGTGGAGATGGCCGAGGCGCTGCTCAAGCGCGGCTACGAGGTGACCGTCCTCAACCGGGGCGAGCAGCCCATGGCGACCCTCGACCCGGACATGGGCCGGCTGGTGCACACGGCCATGGAGGGGATGGGCATCGACGTCGTCGCCGGCGCCGGGGTCACCGCGATCCGGACCGGAGCGGACGGCCGGGTGCGGGCGGTGGAGGCCGGGGACGCCACGTACCCGGCCGACGTCGTCGTGCTCGGCATCGGCGTCGAGCCGGAGACGTCCCTGGCCCGGGCGGCGGGCCTGCCGCTCGGCGTGTACGGCGGGCTGCTGACCGACCTGTCGATGCGGGTGCGCGGGCACGAGGACGTGTGGGCGGGCGGCGACTGCGTGGAGGTGCTCGACCTGGTCTCCGGCCGCGAACGGCACGTCCCGCTCGGCACGCACGCCAACAAGCACGGCCAGGTGATCGGGGCGAACGTGGGAGGCGGCTACGGCACCTTCCCGGGCGTGGTCGGCACGGCGGTGAGCAAGGTCTGCTCGCTGGAGATCGCCCGCACGGGCCTGCGCGAACGCGACGCGCGCGAGGTGGGGCTGCGGTACGTGGCGGTGACGGTCGAGTCGACGAGCCGCGCGGGCTACTACCCGGACGCGGCGCCGATGACGGTGAAGATGCTGGCCGAACTGCGCACGGGCCGCCTGCTGGGCACCCAGATCGTCGGCCGGGAGGGCGCCGGCAAGCGCGTGGACATCGCGGCGGTGGCCCTGACCGCGGGGATGACCGTGGAGCAGGTCGCGGCCCTCGACCTGGGGTACGCGCCGCCGTTCTCCCCTGTGTGGGACCCCGTCCAGGTCGCCGCCCGCAAGGCCGTCGCGGCGGTCCGCGAGGCGGGGTGA
- a CDS encoding polysaccharide deacetylase family protein gives MVTFSARRLSVLAVLCALATGCGTPPAAGPAARPAGAAGPSPSAPPHAATAPAVRTPPTLAPGPDGLTPVFERRTDGAGGADGTGGAGARGGTGGAGGRAADRTVALTFDADMTADQGPRAASGERFDNPALIATLRRLEVEATVFMTGRWAEEYPDQARSIGTDPRFEIANHSYSHHAFRSPCYGLPRLPPEEMAADVRKAFAAFRTAGARNVVPYFRFPGGCHDEAALRALAPTKVTAVQWDVVGGDAFASDADAVADQVLAGVRPGSVVVLHCTRSAAPVTEAAIRRIVPELRARGYRFVKVSDLIATQTAR, from the coding sequence ATAGTGACATTTTCTGCTCGACGTCTGTCCGTACTGGCCGTGCTGTGCGCCCTGGCGACCGGCTGCGGGACACCGCCCGCGGCCGGCCCGGCCGCCCGGCCGGCCGGGGCCGCGGGCCCCTCCCCCTCGGCGCCCCCGCACGCGGCGACCGCCCCGGCCGTGCGCACGCCGCCCACGCTGGCGCCGGGACCCGACGGCCTGACCCCGGTCTTCGAGCGCCGGACCGACGGCGCGGGCGGCGCGGACGGTACGGGAGGCGCGGGCGCCAGGGGTGGTACGGGAGGCGCGGGCGGCCGGGCCGCGGACCGGACCGTGGCCCTCACCTTCGACGCCGACATGACCGCCGACCAGGGCCCGCGGGCGGCGAGCGGCGAGCGGTTCGACAACCCTGCTCTCATCGCCACCCTGCGCCGCCTGGAGGTGGAGGCCACGGTGTTCATGACGGGCCGCTGGGCGGAGGAGTACCCGGACCAGGCGCGGTCGATCGGCACCGACCCGCGCTTCGAGATCGCCAACCACTCCTACAGCCACCACGCCTTCCGCTCCCCCTGCTACGGCCTGCCACGGCTGCCGCCCGAGGAGATGGCGGCGGACGTGCGGAAGGCGTTCGCGGCGTTCCGCACGGCGGGCGCCCGCAACGTCGTGCCGTACTTCCGCTTCCCCGGCGGCTGCCACGACGAGGCCGCGCTGCGGGCGCTCGCGCCGACGAAGGTCACCGCCGTCCAGTGGGACGTGGTGGGCGGCGACGCGTTCGCCTCCGACGCGGACGCGGTGGCCGACCAGGTGCTGGCCGGGGTGCGGCCGGGCTCGGTCGTGGTGCTGCACTGCACCCGCAGCGCGGCCCCGGTCACGGAGGCGGCCATCCGCCGGATCGTCCCCGAACTCCGCGCACGCGGCTACCGCTTCGTGAAGGTCTCGGACCTGATCGCGACCCAGACCGCACGCTGA
- a CDS encoding OsmC family protein, producing the protein MATTRHAHTVWEGDLTEGTGTVTLDSSGIGSYPVSWPARAEEPNGMTSPEELIAAAHSSCFSMFLSGALTKAGTPPTRLTTKADVTFQPGKGITGVHITVEGEVPGMDEAAFTKAAEDAKAGCPVSQALAGTTITLSAALAG; encoded by the coding sequence ATGGCCACCACGCGTCACGCGCACACCGTCTGGGAGGGCGACCTCACCGAGGGCACGGGCACCGTGACCCTCGACTCCTCCGGCATCGGCTCCTACCCGGTCTCCTGGCCGGCGCGCGCCGAGGAGCCGAACGGCATGACGAGCCCCGAGGAGCTCATCGCCGCCGCGCACTCCAGCTGCTTCTCCATGTTCCTGTCCGGCGCCCTCACGAAGGCCGGGACGCCGCCGACCCGGCTGACGACGAAGGCCGACGTCACGTTCCAGCCCGGCAAGGGCATCACGGGCGTGCACATCACCGTCGAGGGCGAGGTGCCCGGGATGGACGAGGCCGCGTTCACGAAGGCCGCGGAGGACGCCAAGGCGGGCTGCCCCGTGAGCCAGGCGCTCGCGGGCACGACGATCACCCTCTCGGCGGCGCTCGCCGGCTGA
- the murC gene encoding UDP-N-acetylmuramate--L-alanine ligase has translation MAPAIPAAMERPHFIGIGGAGMSGIAKILAQRGAKVAGSDARESETAASLRALGATVHIGHAAHHLADDASCVVVSSAIRADNPELARARQLAVPVVHRSDALAALMRDLRPIAVAGTHGKTTTTSMLAVALTELGLDPSYAIGGDLAGPGTNARHGEGELFVAEADESDRSFQKYDPEVALVLNVELDHHANYASLEEIHESFEAFVARVRPGGTLVVGEHPGARELAERVSGRPELEVLRVGEDEGADAWIRRITPHGMTSEVTVALDGVEHTFTVSVPGRHYAHNAAAALAAGARVGIDPADLARALTAYTGVGRRLQLKGEAAGVQVVDSYAHHPTEMTADLEAMRAAAGTGRRLLVVFQPHLFSRTQELGTEMGQALALADASLVLDIYPAREDPVPGVTSALISDAATAAGAAVTPVHDKASVPDLVAGMARPGDLVLTMGAGDVTDLGPRILARLAD, from the coding sequence ATGGCACCCGCCATCCCTGCCGCAATGGAACGGCCGCACTTCATCGGCATCGGCGGCGCCGGAATGTCGGGCATCGCGAAGATCCTCGCCCAGCGCGGGGCCAAGGTCGCCGGCAGCGACGCGCGCGAGTCCGAGACCGCCGCGTCGCTGCGCGCCCTCGGCGCGACCGTCCACATCGGCCACGCCGCCCACCACCTGGCCGACGACGCCAGCTGCGTCGTGGTCTCCAGCGCCATCCGCGCCGACAACCCCGAGCTGGCCCGCGCGCGGCAGCTCGCCGTCCCGGTCGTCCACCGCTCCGACGCCCTCGCCGCGCTCATGCGGGACCTGCGCCCGATCGCCGTCGCCGGCACCCACGGCAAGACGACCACCACGTCGATGCTGGCCGTCGCCCTGACGGAGCTGGGCCTCGACCCGTCGTACGCCATCGGTGGCGACCTCGCGGGCCCCGGCACCAACGCCCGGCACGGCGAGGGCGAGCTCTTCGTCGCCGAGGCGGACGAGAGCGACCGCAGCTTCCAGAAGTACGACCCCGAAGTCGCGCTCGTCCTCAACGTCGAGCTCGACCACCACGCGAACTACGCCTCGCTGGAGGAGATCCACGAGTCCTTCGAGGCGTTCGTCGCCCGCGTCCGCCCCGGCGGCACCCTCGTGGTCGGCGAGCACCCGGGCGCCCGGGAGCTGGCCGAGCGCGTCTCGGGCCGCCCGGAGCTGGAGGTCCTGCGGGTCGGCGAGGACGAGGGCGCCGACGCGTGGATCCGCCGCATCACCCCCCACGGCATGACGAGTGAGGTGACCGTCGCCCTCGACGGCGTGGAGCACACCTTCACCGTCTCCGTCCCGGGCCGCCACTACGCCCACAACGCCGCCGCCGCGCTCGCCGCCGGCGCCCGCGTGGGCATCGACCCGGCCGACCTGGCCCGGGCCCTCACCGCCTACACCGGCGTCGGCCGCCGCCTCCAGCTCAAGGGCGAGGCCGCGGGCGTGCAGGTCGTCGACTCCTACGCCCACCACCCCACCGAGATGACCGCCGACCTGGAGGCGATGCGGGCCGCGGCCGGGACCGGCCGGCGCCTCCTGGTGGTCTTCCAGCCGCACCTGTTCTCCCGCACCCAGGAGCTCGGCACGGAGATGGGGCAGGCCCTCGCCCTCGCGGACGCCTCCCTCGTCCTGGACATCTACCCGGCCCGCGAGGACCCGGTCCCGGGCGTGACCAGCGCTCTGATCAGCGACGCGGCCACCGCGGCGGGCGCCGCCGTCACACCGGTCCACGACAAGGCGTCCGTCCCCGACCTGGTCGCGGGAATGGCGCGCCCCGGCGACCTCGTTCTCACCATGGGCGCCGGCGACGTCACGGACCTCGGCCCGAGGATCCTCGCCCGCCTGGCGGACTGA
- the msrB gene encoding peptide-methionine (R)-S-oxide reductase MsrB: MAYEVDKPDEQWRTELSPQEYHVLREAGTEPAFTGEYTDTKTKGVYSCRACGAELFTSETKFASHCGWPSFYDPKDGAAVELVEDRSYGMARTEVRCARCGSHLGHVFEGEGYPTPTDQRYCINSVSLRLAPDEG; encoded by the coding sequence ATGGCGTACGAGGTCGACAAGCCGGACGAGCAGTGGCGCACCGAGCTGAGCCCGCAGGAGTACCACGTCCTGCGCGAGGCCGGTACGGAGCCCGCCTTCACCGGCGAGTACACCGACACGAAGACCAAGGGGGTCTACTCCTGCCGCGCCTGCGGGGCCGAGCTCTTCACCTCGGAGACCAAGTTCGCCTCGCACTGCGGCTGGCCGTCCTTCTACGACCCGAAGGACGGCGCCGCCGTCGAGCTCGTGGAGGACCGCTCGTACGGCATGGCCCGCACCGAGGTGCGCTGCGCCCGGTGCGGCTCGCACCTGGGGCACGTCTTCGAGGGCGAGGGCTACCCGACCCCGACCGACCAGCGGTACTGCATCAACTCCGTCTCGCTGCGGCTCGCCCCCGACGAGGGGTGA
- a CDS encoding DUF4349 domain-containing protein — MPNRTRPRHACAAVLIGATLALAGCGAGADGGTSSTADRAAAPEAARGDADAGSAYGPESARGGAGGAKGAAPAAVQQHVIRTAELSVEVVDAGEALARARDAAAKAGGHVADESTRRRQGPDGADGMTSRIVLRVPQAAYEQVLGELSGAGRLLSRKAEAKDVTDQVVDVGSRVATQRASVERVRKLMDQATRLSDVVTLEQELSTRQAALESLLAQQAALKDRTALATITLELSERRTPQKPAEKDDPGPLDALAGGWDALAATVKWVVIVLAALAPWLAVAALLYVLWRVFGRPWRARRAARRPAPAAAARPVPGRGPVPAYASAPTHAPVPAQAPTHAPTPAAAPVPASASTSGTDADAGTGTSTGTGTEGGPDAGTDAGSGTSTGTGTGTEGRPGAGTDADAGAGTGAKSTDAGRPGTGRGAD, encoded by the coding sequence ATGCCGAACCGAACCCGACCGCGGCACGCCTGCGCGGCCGTCCTGATCGGCGCCACGCTGGCCCTCGCCGGGTGCGGCGCCGGCGCGGACGGCGGCACGTCGTCGACCGCCGACCGGGCCGCCGCGCCCGAGGCGGCCCGGGGGGACGCGGACGCCGGCTCCGCGTACGGGCCCGAGTCGGCCCGCGGCGGCGCGGGCGGCGCGAAGGGGGCGGCGCCGGCCGCGGTGCAGCAGCACGTCATCAGGACGGCGGAGCTGTCGGTGGAGGTGGTGGACGCGGGCGAGGCGCTGGCGCGGGCGCGGGACGCCGCGGCGAAGGCGGGCGGCCACGTCGCCGACGAGTCGACACGGCGCCGCCAGGGCCCCGACGGGGCCGACGGGATGACGTCGAGGATCGTGCTGCGCGTCCCGCAGGCGGCGTACGAGCAGGTGCTCGGCGAGCTCAGCGGCGCGGGCCGGCTGCTGTCGCGGAAGGCGGAGGCGAAGGACGTCACCGACCAGGTGGTGGACGTGGGCAGCCGCGTCGCCACCCAGCGGGCCAGCGTGGAGCGGGTCCGGAAGCTGATGGACCAGGCCACGCGGCTGAGTGACGTGGTGACGCTGGAACAGGAGCTGAGCACCCGCCAGGCCGCGCTGGAGTCGCTCCTCGCCCAGCAGGCCGCCCTGAAGGACCGTACGGCGCTGGCCACGATCACCCTGGAGCTCTCGGAGCGGCGGACCCCGCAGAAGCCGGCGGAGAAGGACGACCCCGGCCCGCTGGACGCCCTGGCGGGCGGTTGGGACGCGCTGGCCGCGACGGTGAAGTGGGTGGTGATCGTCCTGGCGGCGCTGGCCCCGTGGCTGGCGGTGGCGGCGCTGCTGTACGTCCTGTGGCGGGTGTTCGGCCGCCCGTGGCGGGCCCGCAGGGCGGCCCGGCGGCCGGCCCCCGCTGCGGCCGCCCGGCCCGTCCCGGGACGCGGTCCCGTACCGGCGTACGCATCCGCACCCACCCACGCACCGGTGCCGGCCCAGGCGCCGACTCACGCCCCGACCCCGGCCGCGGCTCCCGTTCCCGCCTCCGCGTCCACGTCCGGCACGGACGCGGACGCCGGTACGGGCACGAGCACGGGCACGGGCACGGAGGGGGGCCCGGACGCCGGCACGGACGCGGGCTCCGGCACGAGCACCGGCACCGGCACGGGCACGGAGGGGCGTCCGGGCGCCGGCACGGACGCGGACGCCGGCGCGGGCACGGGCGCCAAGAGCACGGACGCCGGGCGCCCGGGGACGGGGCGCGGGGCGGACTGA